In Candidatus Bathyarchaeia archaeon, the genomic window GAATGGGACGGGCGCGGTGAGCACTCTGATTTCAGCGTCGAGTTCAGCAACTCCACAATTGCTGAACTATGGCGGCGGTGCAAGTCTCAAACGTGCGCTTGGACGAAGTGTTTCCGTGCAGTTTTTTTATCAGCGCAGGAACCAGTCTGCGAGCAATTTCGGTCAGAGTTTTGGGAATCACGATAGTGGCGGTATTTCGCTTGATATTCATTTCTCGCGGCCGTTCGGGAGGTAGGGCGAATGATCGAAGACGTTCAGGGCCAGTCGAATATCAACATTGAGCAGTTGGTTAAGATGTTCGGGAGGCGTCGGTGGTGGCTCTTGCTCCCCGCATTTTTGTGCTGGCTGGTTGTCTGGGGCGTCAGTTGGGTCTTGCCGACGGCTTACGAATCGAAAGCGACCATTTTAGTAGTCCAGCCCAATGTGCCCGAGCAATACGTCATGCCCAACGTGACAATGTCGCTCCAAGAACAGCTCGCCAGCATGGAGCAACAGATCCTGAGCCGGCCCCGGCTGCAGACAATCATCGATCGTTACCACCTCTACCAAAAGAGTACGAGTTGGCTTGGACCGGTTGACCCTGTGGAGGAGATGCGCAAGGACATTGAAATCGATCCCTTGGTAACGCCGACGCAGTCAGGCGGAAGACAGGGTGACCTGACTGCTTTTCAAATCCTCTACAAGGCGCCCACAGCTCGCATCGCGCAAGTGGTGGATGGCGAATTGACATCCCTTTTCATCGATGAAAACCTTCGGTCTCAACAACAGCTATCTCAGAGTACGACAACGTTTCTGGGACAACAGCTTGCCGACGCTCGGAAGAAACTTCAAGAACAAGAAGAGAAGGTCAGCTCATTCAAAGAGAAGTATCTCGGACAGCTTCCCAGCCAAATGCAGAGCAATGTCCAGATTCTTTCCGGTATGGAAGGGCAGCTTCAAAGCCTCCAGCAGGCACTCGATCGGGCACAGCAGCAGAAGTTGTACCTTCAATCTTTGCTCGACCAGTTCCGCACGACTGCGACTGTTTCCGACAATGGTTCTCCGGCAACCACTCCCGCCGTGCTTGACAATGAAATCAAGCAACTCGAATTGCAGCTCGCGGATGCCCGGTCGCATTACACGGACAATTATCCGGACGTTGTCGCCTTGAAGGATCGGATCGAGAAGACAAAGAAGTTGCGGGATCAAATGGTAGCCGACGCCAGCGCGCCGCCAAAACCCGACGTAGACAAGAGTGCTGCCTCAACGACTGAAGCTGCAGATCCGCAACTTTCTCAATCGATGATGCAGACGCAGAGCCAGCTCAAAGCAAACCAACTGCAAATCCAAGACTACCAAAAACAGGTTGATGCTCTCCAAGCGCGAATTAAGGACTATGAGGCCCGTTTAAATCTGACTCCCGTTCGCGAGCAGGAATTCGAGGAAATTTCCCGGGGCTATGTGGAATCCGAAGCGAACTATTCCGCACTGCTCAAGCGGCTAAACGAGTCACAGCTTGCCACTGACCTCCAACAACAACAACAAGGGCAGCATTTCCAACTGATTGACCCGCCGGATGCGCCCGTGGCGCCGTTCTCACCAAACCGTATTTTAATCAGCCTCGGCGGACTGGCAGCCGGCGTATTCCTGGGCATCGCTCTGACTCTTCTGAAAGAAGTCACAGATGTTCGCGTTCGCCAGGAGAAAGATCTTGAGGACATTGTATCCGCGCGAGTTTTAGTTGGAATTCCTCGCATGAACACTTCGGCAGAAGTGAAGCGTCAGAAATGGCTGAGGCTGGCAGAAAGTGCAGCCATGGTGCTGCTAACTCTGGGAGTTGTAGCAGGAAACATCATATCGTTCATCAAGGGTTGAGTGCAATGTACAGGAAATTTTACGGGCTAACCAGGAACCCATTCGAAATCAGCCCGGATCCGTATTTCTTCTATCCTACGCCGCGGCACAACGAAGCTCTGGCGAATTTGAACTACGGAGTTCAGCGGCGGAAGGGATTCGTCGTGGTGACGGGAGAGGTCGGAACCGGCAAAACGTTGCTCGTGCGGTGCCTGCTCGAAGCCCTCAACCGCAATCAGATTGCCTTTGCGTATGTCTTCAATCCGCGGCTCTCCGTTCTCGATTTCTTGCGGTATCTGCTGACGGATTTGCGCCTTCCTATGACAGGTAAGACCAAGAGCGAAATGTTGGCGCATTTGAACAATTACTTGATCGCTCGCTTCCGCCGCGGCACAACTGCGGCGCTCATCGTAGATGAAGCACAGCTCTTGAGCTGGGAACTCCTCGAGGAAATTCGGCTACTCACGAACCTGGAGACGTCGCAGCAGAAGCTACTCCAAATTGTCCTCGTTGGCCAACCGGAACTCGATCAAAAGCTTGACTCACCTCATCTTCGTCAGTTGAAACAGCGGGTCGGCTTACGGTGCCGGTTGGAACCGCTCAGCCTAGACGAGTTGCGTGGCTATATCCATCGCCGGTTGGAATTGGCGGGGGCTAACTCGCACGGGGCGACAATATTCGCCGATGGGGCAATCGAGTCTGTTCACCGATTTTCGAAGGGCATTCCGCGCCTAATCAACACCTTGTGTGAGAATGCGTTGGTTTCCGGTTACGCGAGACAGTCCAATCAGGTCACACCAGAAATCATTCAGGAGGTAGCCACTGATTTTCGTCTAAATGTGGCTTCGGATGCGGCAGTTCCTCAATTGGCAGACACAGAGTCCCGGAAGAAGGCATTGAAGACGCTTTTCCGAATGATTGAAGAGCTGGACGCTCCATCCGAAAAGCAGTTTGAGGAAACTAAATTCGAGTCGGGAGTGAAAGCAGAATGAGCCGCTTATACGAGGCCTTGCGCAAGTCGGAGACGGAAAATGAAAAGAGGGGCTTGACCCCCATCCTGAGCAACCGGCCGGCCGAGACGCTCCTTGACTTGGGAAGCGGGCCTCTCGAATTGGAAAGGGCTCAAATTCAACGAACGCGAGTTTCTCCCGATAGTCATCTCGTGGCGTTAACCGATCCGCAAAGTCTGGCTGCGGAGAAGTTTCGCGTACTTGTCACTCGCCTGGGTAACTTGCGAGCGCAACGCGAATTGAAATCAGTGCAGGTCACCAGCGGCGTCCCAGAAGAGGGTAAGACGATCATCGCGGCAAATCTGGCGGTCACACTTGCGCGACACACACAGAGCCGCGTGTTATTGGTGGAGGGAGACCTTCACAAACCGTCGTTGCTCGCTCTTCTGGGGATAAACCAAATGAATGGAATTCGCCAATGGTGGTCCGACGCGAATGCACCTCTTAGCAATTACATCAAGAGAATTGATGATCTGCCATTGTGGCTTCTTGCGGCTGGAGGAAGAAGTGACCAGCCGGCAGAGATTCTGCAGTCAGGCCGAATCGCAGAGCAATTCGCACAAGTGTCGGGTTGGTTTGATTGGATCGTTGTGGATTCCACGCCTCTTTTGCCAATGGCGGACGCCAATATATGGAGTCGACTCGTTGACGGCAATTTGCTGGTGGTTCGCGAGGGGGTTGCGCCAGTCAAGACCCTTAAGAAAGGCCTGGAGAGTCTGGATAACGCAAAACTCGTCGGCGTTGTGCTCAACACCGCATCCGAGTTCGACCGAGTGAATTACTACGATCAACACTATGCTGCGACCAAGCCGTCGAGCAATGGGCATTCCAAAGAGAAAGCTTCGGAGGCTAGTGCTTGATTCGCTTTCTCAACGCGTATTTCCCAGCACGAACGCTCTTCCTGGGTATCTCGGAAGCTTTCCTTGTAACTATTGCATTCATGGCAGCCACGATCGCCCGACTCGGCACAAGCGAAGCAAGCTTGATGCTGAACTACGAGCAGGGATTCTTAAAGATTCTCGTGGTGTCAGTCGTGTTCATCATGTGCATGTATTATTTTGACCTGTACGACACCATTGTCTTGAGCAATCGGCGCGAAGTGGTGACCCGACTGGTGCAGGTGCTAGGAACCGTTTGCATCCTCTTGGCAGTTCTCTACTACGCTATCCCAACTCTGCAGCTTGGCCGTGGGATTTTTTTGATCGGATTGGCCATGGTGACGTTGATGTTGTTCGGATGGCGCCGGCTCTTCCTCGCTGTAAATACGCTGCCTAGATTTGCGGAACGCGCGCTCATCCTGGGTGACGGGCCGCTTGCACAACCTTTAATTGCCGAGATCGAGTCACGACCGGAATTAGGCATGCGCATCGCTGGCCAGCTTCGCCATCTTGATCATGTTAACGGGCATCACGCAAGTCTCATGGAGCCCGAGCAATTCGAGCAACTAACACGGCAGGTGGAAACATTTCGGGCAGACCGCATGATAGTCGCCATGGCGGATCGGCGTGGGCGATTGCCGGTTGAGGCGCTCTTGCGTTTGAAGAGCAAGGGACTACGCATTCAGGATGGCGCAGAGGCGTACGAAGCCATTACAGGTAAGGTTCCGATCGAATCCCTCCGGTTGAGCTGGTTGCTGTTTTCCCCTGGGTTTCAGGTCTCGC contains:
- a CDS encoding Wzz/FepE/Etk N-terminal domain-containing protein; protein product: MIEDVQGQSNINIEQLVKMFGRRRWWLLLPAFLCWLVVWGVSWVLPTAYESKATILVVQPNVPEQYVMPNVTMSLQEQLASMEQQILSRPRLQTIIDRYHLYQKSTSWLGPVDPVEEMRKDIEIDPLVTPTQSGGRQGDLTAFQILYKAPTARIAQVVDGELTSLFIDENLRSQQQLSQSTTTFLGQQLADARKKLQEQEEKVSSFKEKYLGQLPSQMQSNVQILSGMEGQLQSLQQALDRAQQQKLYLQSLLDQFRTTATVSDNGSPATTPAVLDNEIKQLELQLADARSHYTDNYPDVVALKDRIEKTKKLRDQMVADASAPPKPDVDKSAASTTEAADPQLSQSMMQTQSQLKANQLQIQDYQKQVDALQARIKDYEARLNLTPVREQEFEEISRGYVESEANYSALLKRLNESQLATDLQQQQQGQHFQLIDPPDAPVAPFSPNRILISLGGLAAGVFLGIALTLLKEVTDVRVRQEKDLEDIVSARVLVGIPRMNTSAEVKRQKWLRLAESAAMVLLTLGVVAGNIISFIKG
- a CDS encoding AAA family ATPase, which encodes MYRKFYGLTRNPFEISPDPYFFYPTPRHNEALANLNYGVQRRKGFVVVTGEVGTGKTLLVRCLLEALNRNQIAFAYVFNPRLSVLDFLRYLLTDLRLPMTGKTKSEMLAHLNNYLIARFRRGTTAALIVDEAQLLSWELLEEIRLLTNLETSQQKLLQIVLVGQPELDQKLDSPHLRQLKQRVGLRCRLEPLSLDELRGYIHRRLELAGANSHGATIFADGAIESVHRFSKGIPRLINTLCENALVSGYARQSNQVTPEIIQEVATDFRLNVASDAAVPQLADTESRKKALKTLFRMIEELDAPSEKQFEETKFESGVKAE
- a CDS encoding CpsD/CapB family tyrosine-protein kinase, which codes for MSRLYEALRKSETENEKRGLTPILSNRPAETLLDLGSGPLELERAQIQRTRVSPDSHLVALTDPQSLAAEKFRVLVTRLGNLRAQRELKSVQVTSGVPEEGKTIIAANLAVTLARHTQSRVLLVEGDLHKPSLLALLGINQMNGIRQWWSDANAPLSNYIKRIDDLPLWLLAAGGRSDQPAEILQSGRIAEQFAQVSGWFDWIVVDSTPLLPMADANIWSRLVDGNLLVVREGVAPVKTLKKGLESLDNAKLVGVVLNTASEFDRVNYYDQHYAATKPSSNGHSKEKASEASA
- a CDS encoding sugar transferase, whose amino-acid sequence is MIRFLNAYFPARTLFLGISEAFLVTIAFMAATIARLGTSEASLMLNYEQGFLKILVVSVVFIMCMYYFDLYDTIVLSNRREVVTRLVQVLGTVCILLAVLYYAIPTLQLGRGIFLIGLAMVTLMLFGWRRLFLAVNTLPRFAERALILGDGPLAQPLIAEIESRPELGMRIAGQLRHLDHVNGHHASLMEPEQFEQLTRQVETFRADRMIVAMADRRGRLPVEALLRLKSKGLRIQDGAEAYEAITGKVPIESLRLSWLLFSPGFQVSRPLMIYKRVFSFLISLVFLILLSPLMLLVAIAIRIDSRGPAVFRQERIGEGGKPFTLFKFRTMVEGADRDDNHRPAEITDKRFTRVGRWLRRARVDELPQLFNILRGDMYFVGPRPFVPNQEQECLEKIPFYRQRWAVKPGATGWAQVNRGYCATIEDNTEKLAYDLFYIKNISIGLDLLILFKTVKILLLGKGSR